One region of Wolbachia endosymbiont of Drosophila innubila genomic DNA includes:
- the polA gene encoding DNA polymerase I gives MKEKTFTIIDGYGFLFRAYYVLPHLITTTGMPIGGVYGFLNMVLKYIAHSDYLTIALDAGKKNFRHNLYPEYKANRVTPPEDLTPQFTILREAVEAFNLSYEEIEGYEADDIIATLAAKYANHQDFKVVVVSSDKDLFQLLNHNILIFDPIKNIYIDEKQVIEKFGVNSHKLLDLFSLTGDASDNIPGVPGIGPKTAAKLLDEFDSLNNIIENIDNIEQTRIRNILAEHKEKALISRELLSLCEKVDLQHDIAKCEVRPPKMEKLLSFLKKYEFNSLIGKVEKLFSYSGSSTEEKIEYSSEELEKFLEHCRYEGKIAIHYHLENNVLSLSYSESNIFYIEQDSIQDALIIINLTLLSNGVLKIIHNIKEIRKIFPAIEKMLDSVDDLMIMSYSLDTGKHDHSIPNIVAHNLSENAEIFSAKTLIAIHEKLKQRLFQEKLLTIYERFDKPLMKVIFDMEKNGILLNIQKLQELSDKFQQVIAVLEDEIYNLAGERFNIASPKQLSDVLFNKMGLNKKKKSKKSGSYSTNYEVLEALEEEGVEIASKILNWRHLSKLKGTYTDALIKQVDPLDGRIHTSFSTTATATGRLSSSNPNLQNIPIRSEEGNLIRQAFIAPKGHKIISADYSQIELRLLAHVANVAAFKEAFANGQDIHEITARQVFGVQEIDEQLRRKAKSINFGIIYGISPFGLAKRLGITIAEAAEYINYYFSCYPEIKAYMEKAVSIARLHGYVETLFGRRCFVRDINNTIPYIRQFAERAAINAPLQGTAADIIKRATIQLFDQLKVGKIILQVHDELLVEVEDEKVQETAKLIKDIMENAIEISIPLEVEIKIGDNWGLNSLNYDLNIVNSRSIDYLN, from the coding sequence ATGAAAGAAAAAACTTTCACAATCATCGATGGCTATGGTTTTCTTTTCAGAGCTTACTATGTACTACCTCACTTAATTACCACAACAGGAATGCCAATAGGTGGTGTATATGGCTTTCTGAATATGGTTCTTAAGTACATTGCCCATTCGGACTACTTAACTATAGCACTTGATGCAGGGAAAAAGAATTTTAGGCACAATTTATATCCTGAGTACAAAGCGAACAGAGTAACGCCTCCTGAGGATCTAACTCCACAGTTCACCATACTGAGGGAAGCGGTAGAAGCTTTTAACCTCAGCTATGAAGAGATTGAAGGTTATGAAGCAGATGATATAATTGCAACACTAGCTGCAAAATACGCCAACCACCAAGACTTTAAAGTGGTAGTCGTTTCATCAGATAAAGATTTATTTCAACTCTTGAACCACAATATTTTAATATTCGACCCCATTAAAAATATATATATAGATGAAAAACAAGTAATAGAAAAATTTGGCGTAAACTCACACAAGCTTCTTGATTTATTTTCTCTAACTGGTGATGCATCTGACAACATTCCAGGCGTTCCGGGAATAGGTCCGAAGACTGCAGCTAAATTACTAGATGAATTTGATTCATTGAATAATATTATAGAGAACATTGATAACATCGAGCAAACGAGGATTCGTAATATTCTTGCTGAACATAAGGAAAAAGCGCTAATTTCAAGAGAACTTTTATCACTATGCGAAAAAGTAGACCTTCAACATGATATTGCAAAATGTGAAGTTCGCCCTCCAAAGATGGAAAAACTATTATCCTTTTTAAAGAAGTATGAATTCAATTCCTTGATAGGGAAAGTGGAAAAGCTTTTTTCCTATAGTGGGTCTAGCACAGAAGAAAAAATAGAGTATAGTAGTGAAGAGTTAGAGAAATTTTTAGAGCATTGTAGATATGAAGGCAAAATTGCAATTCATTACCACCTTGAAAACAATGTATTAAGTCTATCTTATAGCGAAAGTAATATTTTTTATATAGAGCAAGACAGCATACAAGATGCACTCATTATAATTAACTTAACTTTGCTCTCAAATGGAGTGCTTAAAATAATACATAACATTAAAGAGATCAGGAAAATCTTCCCTGCAATAGAGAAGATGTTAGATTCAGTTGATGATTTGATGATAATGTCGTATAGCTTGGATACAGGAAAGCATGATCACAGTATTCCAAACATAGTTGCGCATAATTTGAGTGAAAATGCAGAAATTTTCTCGGCAAAAACTTTAATAGCAATTCATGAAAAGCTAAAGCAAAGGTTATTTCAGGAAAAATTGCTCACAATTTACGAGCGCTTCGATAAGCCACTTATGAAAGTAATATTTGATATGGAGAAAAATGGGATATTACTGAACATACAAAAATTACAGGAGCTGTCCGATAAATTTCAGCAGGTAATTGCCGTGCTTGAAGATGAGATATATAATTTGGCAGGAGAAAGATTTAATATTGCTTCGCCAAAACAATTAAGTGATGTTTTATTCAACAAAATGGGGCTTAATAAAAAGAAAAAGTCAAAAAAATCTGGATCGTATAGCACCAATTATGAAGTTCTAGAGGCACTCGAAGAAGAAGGGGTAGAAATCGCAAGTAAAATCTTAAATTGGCGACATTTAAGTAAATTAAAAGGCACCTACACTGATGCATTAATAAAGCAAGTTGATCCACTTGATGGTAGAATACACACAAGCTTTTCAACGACTGCAACTGCAACTGGAAGGCTGAGCTCCAGCAATCCTAATTTACAGAATATTCCTATCAGAAGCGAAGAGGGAAATCTTATCAGACAAGCATTTATTGCGCCAAAAGGGCATAAGATAATTTCTGCTGACTATTCGCAAATAGAATTAAGACTCCTGGCACACGTTGCAAACGTTGCAGCATTTAAAGAAGCTTTTGCAAACGGACAAGATATTCATGAGATCACCGCAAGGCAAGTTTTTGGAGTGCAAGAAATAGATGAGCAATTAAGACGCAAAGCAAAATCCATCAATTTTGGAATTATATATGGCATTAGCCCATTTGGTCTTGCAAAGCGGCTTGGAATTACCATTGCGGAAGCTGCTGAATACATTAATTACTATTTTTCCTGTTACCCAGAAATAAAGGCCTATATGGAAAAAGCAGTGTCTATCGCAAGATTGCATGGTTATGTAGAAACTTTGTTTGGCAGGAGATGCTTTGTAAGAGACATAAACAATACAATTCCTTATATAAGACAATTTGCAGAAAGGGCAGCAATAAACGCACCACTGCAAGGAACCGCTGCTGATATAATAAAACGTGCGACAATTCAGCTTTTTGACCAATTGAAAGTAGGTAAAATAATCCTCCAGGTTCACGATGAACTACTGGTTGAAGTAGAAGACGAAAAGGTGCAAGAAACAGCAAAACTTATAAAAGATATAATGGAAAATGCAATAGAAATTTCTATACCACTTGAAGTAGAAATAAAAATTGGCGACAACTGGGGTCTAAATTCCCTTAATTATGACTTAAACATCGTGAATTCTAGGAGTATAGATTATTTGAATTAA
- a CDS encoding exodeoxyribonuclease III, whose protein sequence is MLKIATWNVNSIRKRVNQLCSFIVDSQIDIVLLQEIKCTEEQFPYAEIEKLGYEYAIYGQVARNGVCVLSKYPILEKFKIDIVESHQEARYIECVIKYTNSKIRVGSVYVPNGQSPDSHAFEYKLKFFDNLYERMSTLLKNEELTIIAGDYNIAPDEIDVFDSNLLNGQVCFHIREREKLRAILNLGFKDAFRISHPNLQQFTWWHYQGNSLRNNQGMRIDYMLLSPQAVDKLETCYIDDRLRKLENPSDHTPVVCAIE, encoded by the coding sequence ATGCTAAAGATTGCAACTTGGAATGTAAACTCCATACGTAAAAGAGTTAACCAACTTTGTAGTTTTATAGTTGATAGTCAGATAGATATAGTTTTGCTGCAAGAGATAAAATGTACGGAAGAGCAATTTCCTTATGCGGAGATAGAAAAGTTAGGATATGAATATGCTATCTATGGACAAGTTGCAAGAAATGGCGTTTGTGTTTTATCTAAATATCCGATACTGGAGAAGTTTAAAATTGACATTGTGGAAAGTCATCAAGAAGCACGTTATATAGAGTGCGTGATAAAGTATACCAATAGTAAGATAAGGGTAGGAAGTGTATACGTGCCAAACGGTCAAAGCCCGGACTCTCACGCATTTGAATATAAACTCAAGTTTTTTGATAACCTATATGAAAGGATGAGCACTTTGTTGAAGAATGAAGAGTTAACTATTATAGCTGGCGATTATAATATTGCACCGGATGAAATTGATGTTTTTGATTCAAACTTATTGAATGGCCAAGTGTGCTTTCATATAAGAGAACGTGAGAAGTTAAGAGCGATCTTGAATCTTGGGTTTAAAGATGCGTTTAGAATATCTCACCCAAATTTGCAACAATTCACTTGGTGGCATTATCAAGGCAATTCACTCAGAAATAATCAAGGAATGCGAATAGATTATATGCTGTTATCACCACAAGCTGTAGATAAATTGGAAACATGCTACATAGATGATAGATTGCGTAAGCTAGAAAATCCGTCTGACCATACTCCTGTTGTATGTGCTATAGAATAA
- a CDS encoding uroporphyrinogen-III synthase — MKSILLTRPLLDSFNTRNILRKYGYKVYIEPVFTIKYLNPDISAHEFDVVISTSKNSVKAFSQICKVDDFPIITVGNSTMQAAKNLGFSDIISADSNVDGLISFIKAHYSSAIKFLYIRGQEVSCDLKKRLSEEDFNVREVVLYKTIIKRSLTNRCKNLLLDGKIGSVAFFSSQTARVFCSLVLKSGLSHVMNNTVAYTMSKNIADSLKLIKWKKIITSRLPTGESLIDIINKDC, encoded by the coding sequence ATGAAGTCTATTTTATTAACGAGGCCTTTATTGGATTCGTTCAATACAAGAAATATATTGAGAAAGTATGGATACAAAGTTTATATAGAACCAGTATTCACAATAAAGTACTTAAATCCTGATATATCTGCACACGAATTTGACGTTGTAATATCCACAAGTAAAAACAGTGTAAAGGCTTTTAGTCAAATATGCAAAGTGGATGACTTTCCGATTATTACAGTTGGTAATTCAACCATGCAGGCTGCAAAAAATTTGGGATTTTCTGATATAATCTCAGCAGACAGCAACGTTGATGGTCTGATATCATTCATAAAAGCTCACTATTCAAGTGCAATAAAGTTCTTATATATAAGAGGACAAGAAGTATCATGTGACCTAAAAAAGAGATTATCTGAAGAAGATTTTAACGTAAGAGAAGTTGTACTCTATAAAACAATCATTAAAAGGAGTCTAACTAATAGGTGTAAAAATTTACTGTTGGATGGTAAAATTGGTAGTGTTGCTTTTTTTTCCTCACAGACAGCAAGGGTATTTTGTTCATTAGTTCTAAAAAGTGGGCTATCTCATGTGATGAATAATACAGTTGCATATACCATGAGTAAAAACATTGCTGATAGTTTAAAGTTAATCAAGTGGAAAAAAATTATAACATCGAGGTTGCCTACTGGGGAGAGTTTAATTGATATAATTAATAAGGATTGCTGA
- the tldD gene encoding metalloprotease TldD, giving the protein MPNLDQIFFAQNNVNINNVYKIVNNALSNSDGGELFLEFCQSESLVFEDNILKHMDLNTRRGFGLRSFCEDSTSFVCSSEISEKEISNAASMVKSSVSLNKTNSINLNEETKSLYSRINPINEMDLNSKIKLLNEVNEYVRSKNNCVKQVKITLSGEWQVVQIIKGDHRLSDIRPLVRFNVLVIVEKDGRTERGSAGHGGRDSYSKFISEKKWKEVANQALEQALVNLEAIPTPAGEMTVVLGPGWPGILLHEAVGHGLEGDFNRKKVSAFSNSVGKQVAASDITVVDDGTLPNLRGSISVDDEGTPPSYNILIEDGILKGYMQDHMNAKLMGVSPTGNGRRESYKEVIMPRMTNTYMLPGKYTPKEIISSVKKGLYAVNFGGGQVDITSGKFVFSSSEAYLIENGKITQPVKGATLIGDGPTVLKKVSMVGNDLKLDPGVGTCSKDGQNVPVGVGQPTLKVDAITVGGTEI; this is encoded by the coding sequence ATGCCAAATCTAGATCAAATATTTTTTGCTCAAAACAATGTTAATATTAATAACGTATATAAAATAGTCAATAACGCTTTGAGCAATAGCGATGGTGGTGAGCTGTTTCTAGAATTTTGCCAGTCGGAGTCCCTGGTTTTTGAGGATAACATATTAAAACACATGGACTTGAATACTAGAAGGGGATTTGGTTTAAGGTCTTTTTGTGAAGATAGTACATCTTTCGTTTGTTCTTCTGAGATCAGCGAAAAAGAAATTAGTAATGCTGCTTCTATGGTAAAAAGCTCAGTGTCTTTAAACAAGACAAATTCAATAAATTTAAACGAAGAGACAAAAAGCCTATATTCGAGGATTAACCCTATAAATGAAATGGATCTGAATTCAAAGATTAAGCTACTCAATGAGGTTAATGAGTATGTAAGGTCCAAAAATAACTGCGTGAAGCAAGTAAAAATAACTCTAAGTGGAGAATGGCAAGTTGTACAAATAATAAAGGGTGATCACAGATTAAGCGATATCAGGCCTCTGGTACGTTTTAATGTGCTAGTCATTGTAGAAAAAGATGGCCGTACCGAAAGAGGTTCTGCAGGGCATGGTGGAAGGGACTCTTATAGTAAGTTTATTTCTGAGAAAAAGTGGAAAGAAGTTGCAAACCAAGCGTTAGAACAAGCACTGGTAAATCTTGAAGCAATTCCAACTCCAGCCGGAGAAATGACAGTCGTTTTAGGTCCAGGCTGGCCAGGAATATTGTTACACGAAGCCGTGGGTCATGGACTTGAGGGCGACTTCAATCGCAAAAAAGTCTCAGCATTTTCAAATTCTGTGGGTAAACAAGTAGCAGCTAGTGACATCACAGTAGTTGATGACGGAACTCTGCCCAATTTGCGCGGCTCTATCAGCGTAGACGATGAAGGCACTCCACCCAGTTATAATATATTGATAGAGGATGGGATCCTAAAAGGATACATGCAGGATCATATGAACGCTAAACTCATGGGTGTAAGCCCAACTGGTAATGGTAGAAGAGAAAGTTATAAAGAAGTTATTATGCCGCGCATGACAAACACCTATATGTTGCCCGGAAAGTATACACCGAAGGAAATAATATCTAGCGTAAAGAAAGGTCTATATGCAGTAAATTTTGGTGGTGGGCAGGTTGATATAACGTCAGGAAAATTTGTTTTTTCATCTTCGGAAGCTTACCTAATAGAAAATGGCAAAATTACACAGCCAGTAAAAGGAGCAACACTAATTGGTGACGGTCCAACAGTGTTGAAAAAAGTATCTATGGTTGGTAATGACTTAAAGTTAGATCCTGGTGTTGGCACATGCTCGAAAGATGGACAAAATGTGCCCGTTGGAGTTGGTCAGCCGACACTCAAAGTCGACGCAATAACTGTTGG